A region from the Citrobacter telavivensis genome encodes:
- a CDS encoding diguanylate cyclase → MIAHNLNALDLLTLPVWIVSPGTEELLFANRIAREMMQGYTFSQLRKGVYSTHAQTILPNYITDLRNQQDIVEILTVPRENNPAALTCRLSVKDLPGSGEVILFEGIDTPAAQGLKASRSATYQRKKQGFYARFFLTNSAPMLLIDPSREGLIVDANLAALNFYGYSLEAMCQKHTWEINMLGRQILPIMHEIARLPGGHKPLNFVHKIADGTTRHVQTYAGPIEIYGDRLMLCIIHDITEQKRLEQELERAALHDALTGLLNRRQFYQLTEQGQMQHLSLPQDYSLLLIDTDRFKSINDLYGHLKGDEVLCELARNLESCARNGDLVFRWGGEEFILLLPRTPLETALQLAESIRASVAKIGLPGLPRFTVSIGVAHHEPNESIDELFKRVDAALYRAKNDGRNRVLAA, encoded by the coding sequence ATGATTGCACACAACCTGAATGCACTGGATTTATTAACGCTTCCGGTCTGGATCGTCTCTCCAGGCACCGAAGAATTACTCTTTGCCAATCGTATCGCCAGAGAGATGATGCAAGGATACACCTTCAGCCAACTGCGCAAAGGGGTGTATTCCACCCACGCGCAGACTATCTTACCGAACTATATTACGGATCTTCGCAACCAGCAGGATATTGTCGAAATTCTGACGGTGCCGCGTGAAAATAATCCGGCTGCGCTCACCTGCCGGTTGTCGGTAAAAGACCTGCCGGGATCCGGTGAAGTGATTCTCTTCGAAGGCATTGATACCCCGGCGGCGCAGGGGTTGAAGGCCAGCCGGTCTGCAACCTATCAGCGTAAAAAGCAGGGATTTTACGCCCGATTTTTTCTCACTAACTCCGCCCCCATGCTGTTGATTGACCCCTCAAGAGAGGGACTTATTGTCGATGCCAACCTGGCGGCGCTCAATTTCTACGGCTACAGCCTGGAGGCAATGTGCCAGAAACATACTTGGGAAATCAATATGTTGGGTCGGCAGATTCTGCCGATTATGCATGAAATTGCGCGACTTCCGGGCGGGCATAAACCGTTAAATTTTGTCCATAAAATTGCCGATGGCACAACCCGCCATGTGCAAACCTATGCCGGGCCGATTGAAATCTACGGCGACAGACTGATGCTGTGCATCATTCACGACATCACCGAGCAGAAACGCCTCGAACAAGAACTGGAGCGCGCCGCCCTGCATGATGCGCTGACCGGATTGCTCAACCGTCGTCAGTTCTATCAACTGACTGAACAGGGACAGATGCAGCATCTGTCCCTGCCCCAGGATTACAGCCTGCTGCTCATTGATACCGACCGGTTTAAAAGCATTAACGACCTGTATGGTCACCTGAAAGGGGATGAGGTGCTCTGCGAGCTGGCGCGAAACCTGGAATCCTGCGCGCGCAACGGTGATTTAGTGTTCCGCTGGGGCGGCGAAGAGTTTATTCTGCTGTTACCGCGCACCCCGCTGGAGACCGCGCTGCAGCTAGCCGAATCCATTCGCGCCTCGGTGGCGAAAATTGGCCTCCCCGGCCTGCCGCGCTTTACCGTGAGCATTGGTGTGGCCCACCACGAACCTAACGAAAGTATCGATGAACTGTTTAAGCGGGTGGATGCTGCACTCTACCGGGCCAAAAACGATGGGCGAAACCGGGTGCTCGCAGCCTGA
- a CDS encoding EAL domain-containing protein, producing MLHVSWDPVLIGISFLVAFIAAFVSLDSAGKVAISARRESIFWRLSGGITLGMGIWSMHFIAMLAMKMSMPLNYHLPLTLLSFAIALLAASFAIHIVIPGTPLSRIRLLVATVVLSMGMVAMHYVGMAAVVGQGAIIWNRGLVALSVIIAVMASGLGLRLAFSQQQDTRQTLLNRLAASLIFALAISAMHYTGMSAATFSHHSHTLHAGLSQVELAICVAGITLVTLGVMLVISMLDSQVRASQLAENLSHLSEKLTQQSHFDALTGLPNRAQIDTCLLACMEDSALNQRRFALAFIDLDRFKVVNDTWGHHIGDQLLVASSQRILACLDDTMTLARLGGDEFILLMPENNTEAISTRMDRIANALRMPFSLSGHVIRVSLSAGLSFYPEHGTTPHELRVKSDVAMYHVKQQGRDGWAIYQPEMEALVTTAPAFLQDLSQALARHEFELWYQPKYTASDRTLAGFEALLRWRHPEQGLLMPGAFLPTLEDTGLMLSVGKWVIQQACSQLCQWTQQGHTDWSLAINLSATQFEQHDIVDIVCSALARYQILPSRLTLEITESAVLKNLERSTQILNSFSTAGITVSIDDFGSGYSNMLMLKSLPARELKIDRIFIKDINENNKNSKIVSTIIDIAHSMNLRVVAEGIETPEQERLLTQMGCGVLQGFLYAHPLPAQQIPSLLQKDNLIEQLNVVSCLSPQRSITL from the coding sequence ATGTTGCACGTATCATGGGATCCGGTATTAATCGGCATCTCGTTTCTTGTTGCCTTCATTGCTGCATTTGTCTCCCTCGATAGCGCGGGTAAAGTGGCTATTTCTGCGCGGCGAGAATCGATATTCTGGCGCTTATCGGGGGGTATTACGCTCGGTATGGGGATCTGGTCTATGCATTTCATCGCAATGCTGGCGATGAAAATGAGCATGCCCCTTAACTATCATCTGCCGTTGACCCTTCTCTCCTTTGCTATTGCCCTGCTCGCGGCGTCGTTTGCAATTCACATTGTGATTCCCGGCACACCGCTCTCACGCATCAGACTGCTGGTCGCAACCGTGGTTCTGAGCATGGGAATGGTCGCCATGCATTATGTTGGGATGGCCGCAGTCGTCGGACAAGGTGCCATCATCTGGAATCGGGGGCTGGTAGCCCTGTCCGTTATCATCGCCGTCATGGCTTCCGGTCTCGGCCTGCGACTGGCTTTTTCACAGCAGCAGGATACGCGCCAGACGTTGCTTAACCGGTTGGCGGCGTCACTAATTTTCGCGCTGGCGATCTCCGCCATGCACTACACCGGTATGAGCGCGGCCACGTTCAGTCATCATAGCCACACACTCCACGCGGGACTCAGTCAGGTTGAACTCGCCATCTGCGTCGCGGGTATCACGCTGGTCACGCTAGGCGTGATGCTGGTGATCTCCATGCTTGACTCGCAGGTGCGGGCGTCGCAACTGGCAGAAAACCTCTCCCATCTCAGCGAGAAACTGACCCAGCAAAGTCATTTCGATGCCTTGACAGGGCTGCCCAACCGCGCACAAATCGACACCTGTTTACTGGCCTGTATGGAAGACTCGGCGCTCAACCAGCGGCGGTTTGCCCTTGCTTTTATCGATCTTGACCGTTTTAAAGTCGTCAATGACACCTGGGGTCATCATATTGGCGACCAATTACTGGTAGCCAGTAGCCAGCGCATCCTCGCCTGTCTTGATGACACCATGACGCTTGCCCGCTTAGGGGGAGACGAATTTATTTTATTGATGCCGGAGAACAATACCGAAGCTATCTCCACTCGGATGGACCGTATTGCCAACGCTCTGCGAATGCCTTTCTCTCTCTCAGGCCATGTCATTCGTGTTTCACTCAGCGCCGGGCTCAGCTTCTATCCCGAACACGGTACCACCCCGCATGAGCTACGCGTGAAGTCGGATGTCGCCATGTATCATGTGAAGCAGCAGGGTCGCGACGGCTGGGCCATCTACCAACCGGAAATGGAAGCCCTTGTTACCACCGCGCCAGCCTTTTTACAGGACCTGTCACAGGCGCTGGCGCGTCATGAATTTGAGCTATGGTATCAGCCAAAATATACTGCCAGTGACCGCACTCTGGCCGGGTTTGAGGCGCTGTTGCGCTGGCGGCATCCTGAACAAGGGCTACTGATGCCTGGCGCGTTTCTCCCCACGCTTGAAGATACGGGTCTCATGCTTTCGGTCGGGAAATGGGTGATTCAGCAGGCCTGTTCGCAGCTCTGTCAATGGACCCAGCAAGGACATACCGACTGGTCGCTTGCGATTAACCTCTCTGCGACGCAGTTTGAACAGCATGATATCGTCGATATCGTCTGTAGCGCGCTTGCCCGTTACCAGATCCTGCCGTCCCGGTTAACGCTGGAAATAACGGAAAGTGCCGTGCTAAAAAATCTTGAGCGCAGCACGCAGATCCTGAATAGCTTTTCGACTGCCGGGATCACGGTTTCAATTGATGATTTCGGAAGCGGATATTCAAATATGCTAATGTTGAAATCACTTCCGGCGCGGGAATTGAAGATCGATCGTATCTTTATTAAAGATATCAATGAGAACAACAAGAACAGCAAAATTGTCTCGACGATTATTGATATCGCCCACTCTATGAATTTACGCGTCGTCGCGGAAGGGATCGAAACGCCTGAGCAAGAGCGACTCCTGACGCAGATGGGGTGTGGCGTACTGCAAGGCTTTTTATATGCCCATCCCTTACCGGCACAGCAAATACCGTCACTATTACAAAAGGATAATCTCATTGAACAACTAAACGTTGTTTCCTGTTTATCACCACAACGTTCTATTACATTATAA
- a CDS encoding chemoreceptor protein, translating into MLKHISVRTFILVFLLFVFFMINVVQIMYSVRFPVFIAMNVIFLLALLSLWCYMTIYLVTPINTVKRSIEAVTAGNLAVHIPEFGNNCAGRLIPGINSLSGSIATLVREIRLSSKTALLLSEQLAARSAELSVKTEQQSASLIQTAASMEQMAASTRNNADHTRLANQQADSAMQCAYKGSELMVQVASNMHSITACAQQMTEIITLIDDIAFQTNILALNAAVEAARAGEHGKGFSVVATEVRNLAHRSAEAAKNIRGLIDVTHQNVQQGATIVGETEKNMQEIVQGAGQLSQLMSEISATTTEQEKGINQITLAMNELEKVTQSNTLMVDELSGSSDVLKSQVVDLQSKTHQFRLSDSAEEISPPVHKRYARGFS; encoded by the coding sequence ATGTTAAAACACATTAGCGTCAGAACATTTATTCTCGTATTTCTGCTATTTGTTTTTTTCATGATTAATGTTGTGCAAATAATGTACTCGGTGAGATTTCCGGTATTCATTGCAATGAACGTCATTTTTCTGCTGGCGTTACTGTCATTATGGTGCTACATGACAATATATCTTGTCACCCCCATCAATACGGTGAAAAGAAGTATTGAGGCGGTGACCGCGGGAAATCTCGCCGTTCATATTCCTGAATTTGGTAATAACTGTGCCGGGAGACTCATTCCGGGCATCAACAGTTTATCCGGCAGCATCGCGACGCTGGTGCGGGAGATCCGACTTTCTTCGAAAACAGCGCTGTTGTTGTCAGAGCAGTTGGCTGCCCGCAGCGCTGAATTATCGGTAAAAACAGAACAGCAGTCCGCCTCATTAATCCAGACCGCCGCCAGTATGGAACAAATGGCAGCCAGTACCCGCAACAACGCTGACCACACGCGACTCGCCAACCAACAGGCCGACAGCGCGATGCAATGCGCGTACAAGGGCAGCGAATTAATGGTTCAGGTCGCCAGTAATATGCATTCGATTACGGCGTGTGCGCAGCAAATGACAGAAATAATCACCCTGATTGATGATATTGCGTTCCAGACCAATATTCTGGCGCTGAATGCCGCTGTAGAAGCCGCGCGTGCAGGAGAGCACGGAAAAGGATTTTCCGTCGTGGCGACGGAGGTTCGAAATCTGGCGCACAGAAGTGCAGAGGCCGCGAAAAATATTCGGGGGCTCATCGATGTGACTCATCAAAATGTGCAGCAAGGCGCAACGATTGTGGGCGAAACAGAAAAAAATATGCAGGAAATTGTTCAGGGTGCAGGGCAATTAAGCCAGTTGATGAGTGAAATATCGGCCACCACGACTGAACAGGAAAAAGGGATTAATCAGATAACCCTGGCGATGAACGAACTGGAAAAAGTGACGCAAAGTAACACCCTGATGGTGGACGAATTATCAGGATCGTCAGATGTTCTGAAATCTCAGGTTGTCGATCTCCAGTCAAAAACACATCAATTCCGTTTAAGTGATTCGGCAGAAGAGATATCCCCCCCGGTGCACAAGCGCTATGCTCGCGGGTTTTCATGA
- the zntB gene encoding zinc transporter ZntB: MEAIKGSEVSVPDAVFAWLLDGKGGVKPLEDDDVISSEHPCWLHLNYTHPDSAQWLATTPLLPNNVRDALAGESLRPRVSRLGEGTLITLRCINGSTDERPDQLVAMRLYMDERLIVSTRQRKVLALDDVVSDLQEGTGPADCGGWLVDVCDALTDHASEFIEELHDKIIDLEDNLLDQQIPPRGFLALLRKQLIVMRRYMAPQRDVYSRLASERLPWMTDDQRRRMQDIADRLGRGLDEIDACIARTGVMADEIAQVMQESLARRTYTMSLMAMVFLPSTFLTGLFGVNLGGIPGGGWQFGFSLFCILLVVLIGGVTLWLHRSKWL, from the coding sequence ATGGAAGCCATCAAAGGGTCTGAAGTCAGTGTGCCGGATGCGGTGTTTGCCTGGTTGCTGGACGGCAAAGGCGGCGTAAAACCGCTGGAAGATGATGATGTGATCAGCAGCGAACATCCATGCTGGCTGCACCTGAACTACACGCATCCGGACAGCGCGCAATGGCTGGCAACGACGCCGTTATTGCCGAATAACGTCCGTGACGCGTTGGCCGGTGAAAGTCTTCGTCCGCGCGTTAGCCGCCTGGGGGAAGGGACGCTCATTACGCTGCGCTGTATTAATGGCAGCACCGATGAACGTCCCGACCAACTGGTCGCAATGCGTCTGTATATGGATGAACGGCTGATCGTCTCAACGCGACAGCGTAAAGTGCTGGCGCTTGACGATGTGGTCAGCGATCTCCAGGAAGGCACCGGGCCTGCCGACTGTGGCGGCTGGTTGGTTGACGTATGCGATGCGCTGACGGATCACGCCAGCGAATTTATCGAAGAGTTGCACGATAAAATCATCGATCTCGAAGACAATCTGCTCGATCAACAAATCCCGCCGCGCGGATTCCTCGCACTGTTGCGAAAACAGCTGATCGTCATGCGCCGCTATATGGCTCCACAGCGCGATGTGTACTCGCGCCTGGCCAGCGAGCGTCTGCCGTGGATGACGGACGATCAGCGACGCCGGATGCAGGACATTGCCGACCGACTGGGAAGAGGGCTGGATGAAATTGATGCCTGTATCGCCCGTACCGGCGTTATGGCGGATGAGATTGCTCAGGTGATGCAGGAGTCTCTGGCAAGACGCACGTATACCATGTCATTGATGGCGATGGTTTTCCTTCCCAGCACGTTTCTGACCGGACTGTTCGGCGTCAATCTCGGCGGCATACCTGGCGGAGGGTGGCAATTTGGTTTTTCACTCTTTTGCATTCTGTTAGTGGTTCTGATTGGTGGTGTTACTTTATGGTTGCATCGTAGTAAATGGTTGTAA